A section of the Hugenholtzia roseola DSM 9546 genome encodes:
- the cas1 gene encoding CRISPR-associated endonuclease Cas1 yields MQLIIHTKGAYLKRHQNMFEVRIEEVTRRIAPQEVEIIFLSTGTLVTTDALMLALQKEIEVVFIDHAGTAKGRVWNNTFGSTPKIRRNQAFFHNHHKIIEWLRQTLCEKITNQKNLLIQIAYSGNLINGDTTFSRLQDSIKQLEESLVAFENINTWKMPRKDQTWKDQFRGLEGNASRIYFSALGYVLPHKYQFRERTRPALDKFNCLLNYGYGMLYPIVQGALIQVGLDPALGILHADQYGQVPTLAFDLIERYRIWVDTVVVRLCIRDAFDEGHFRPNPEGEGIWLQTDGKRILVQQLHEYFQEIVPKNKVNRTRLAHIRLEAQALAQLFLKLSEKK; encoded by the coding sequence ATGCAACTTATTATACACACAAAGGGCGCGTATTTGAAACGTCACCAAAATATGTTTGAGGTGCGAATAGAAGAGGTTACACGCCGAATTGCGCCCCAAGAAGTGGAGATTATTTTTTTATCCACAGGCACGTTAGTAACCACAGATGCGCTTATGCTTGCCCTCCAAAAAGAAATTGAAGTAGTTTTTATCGACCATGCTGGAACAGCAAAAGGGCGCGTTTGGAACAATACTTTTGGTTCTACGCCAAAAATTAGACGCAATCAAGCATTTTTTCATAACCACCACAAGATAATAGAGTGGCTGCGTCAGACGCTTTGTGAAAAAATAACGAACCAAAAAAACTTACTTATTCAGATTGCTTATTCGGGAAATCTAATCAACGGCGATACCACTTTTTCGCGCTTGCAAGATTCTATCAAACAATTAGAGGAAAGTTTGGTAGCATTTGAAAATATCAATACTTGGAAAATGCCTCGAAAAGACCAAACTTGGAAAGACCAATTTAGGGGTTTAGAAGGCAATGCTTCTCGTATCTACTTTTCTGCTTTGGGATATGTTCTACCACATAAATATCAGTTTAGGGAGCGTACTCGCCCTGCGCTTGATAAGTTTAATTGCTTGCTTAATTACGGCTATGGTATGTTGTACCCGATAGTGCAGGGGGCTTTGATACAAGTGGGTTTAGACCCTGCTTTGGGTATTTTGCATGCTGACCAGTATGGGCAAGTTCCTACCCTTGCGTTTGATTTAATAGAGCGGTATCGCATTTGGGTAGATACCGTAGTTGTTCGCTTATGTATACGTGATGCCTTTGATGAAGGACATTTTCGCCCTAACCCCGAAGGTGAAGGGATTTGGTTACAAACAGATGGAAAACGCATTTTAGTACAACAACTACATGAATATTTCCAAGAAATTGTACCTAAAAATAAAGTCAATAGAACGCGCTTGGCACACATTCGTTTGGAGGCGCAGGCTTTGGCACAACTTTTTTTGAAGCTATCCGAAAAAAAATAA
- the cas2 gene encoding CRISPR-associated endonuclease Cas2, translating into MRYLILYDITQDRTRTHIAKYLEEKGCQRIQKSVFLAQSSVSIFTEIQTYLESLQEEFQKNDTILLIPIGKKSVEQARLIGTNEAFTEKVKDKKILFF; encoded by the coding sequence ATGCGCTATCTCATTTTGTACGACATTACCCAAGACCGAACACGCACCCATATTGCCAAATATTTGGAGGAAAAGGGTTGTCAGCGGATTCAGAAGTCTGTATTTTTAGCCCAAAGCTCCGTTTCTATTTTTACCGAAATTCAAACTTATTTAGAATCCTTACAGGAGGAGTTTCAAAAAAATGACACCATTTTACTAATCCCTATCGGGAAAAAAAGTGTCGAGCAAGCGCGGTTAATAGGTACGAACGAAGCTTTTACAGAAAAAGTAAAAGATAAAAAAATATTATTTTTCTAA
- a CDS encoding DUF3109 family protein: MIAVQNTLVSDDLAEKHFVCDLKKCKGACCVQGDMGAPLTESELAELEAAFPHFKDELSPEGLEAIAEQGLYLHDEEGDWSTPLVGEGGKCAYVVFDEKGTALCGIERAFLAGKINFRKPISCYLYPVRITVYSSYEAVNYDKWDICSAACSLGKELGVELYKFLKEPLIQKYGAAWYQELVEKIEAEK, from the coding sequence ATGATAGCAGTTCAGAATACCTTAGTCAGCGACGATTTGGCAGAAAAGCACTTTGTCTGTGATTTGAAAAAATGCAAAGGTGCTTGTTGTGTGCAAGGCGACATGGGTGCGCCCCTAACCGAATCGGAATTGGCAGAGTTGGAAGCGGCTTTTCCCCACTTCAAAGACGAGCTTTCACCCGAAGGCTTGGAGGCGATTGCCGAACAAGGCTTGTACCTACACGACGAGGAAGGCGATTGGAGTACGCCCTTAGTTGGCGAAGGAGGCAAGTGCGCCTATGTTGTTTTTGATGAAAAGGGAACGGCTCTTTGCGGCATCGAGCGTGCTTTTTTGGCAGGCAAAATCAATTTTCGCAAGCCCATTTCTTGCTATCTCTACCCTGTGCGCATTACGGTCTATTCGAGCTATGAAGCCGTTAATTACGACAAATGGGATATTTGCAGTGCCGCTTGCAGTTTGGGTAAAGAATTGGGTGTGGAATTATACAAGTTTTTAAAAGAACCCTTGATACAGAAATACGGCGCGGCTTGGTATCAGGAATTGGTGGAAAAAATTGAGGCAGAGAAGTAG